In Streptomyces seoulensis, the following are encoded in one genomic region:
- a CDS encoding GntR family transcriptional regulator: protein MTVPINDSGALDRRSLHERIAADLRDEIMSGDLAAGASLPSTVQLKERFAASNATIQKALQILKDEQLVIGRAGAAVTVREHRQRTMRPASYMAPAAPGRPYRWLTETAKRGTRAHSTLLDVREAPAPADVAAALRITGDETVLLRQQLLTLDDEPVELVKSYYPMAIAGGTAITEKRKIRGGTPALLAELGFPPHTSVDRVSARVPTQEQYQALRLPSDLPVLRTLRVVFSDDRPVEATVMVKAGHLYELQYEFSAE from the coding sequence ATGACCGTGCCCATCAACGACTCCGGCGCTCTCGATCGACGCTCCCTGCACGAGCGGATCGCCGCCGACCTGCGCGACGAGATCATGAGCGGCGACCTTGCAGCGGGCGCCAGCCTGCCGTCCACCGTCCAGCTCAAGGAGCGCTTCGCCGCCTCCAACGCCACCATCCAGAAGGCGTTGCAGATACTGAAGGACGAACAGCTCGTCATCGGCCGGGCCGGAGCAGCCGTCACCGTCCGCGAGCACCGGCAGCGCACCATGCGCCCCGCTTCGTACATGGCCCCGGCAGCGCCGGGAAGGCCGTACCGCTGGCTCACCGAGACGGCGAAGCGGGGAACGCGGGCCCACAGCACGCTGCTGGACGTCCGAGAGGCACCCGCGCCTGCCGACGTGGCCGCCGCCCTGCGGATCACCGGCGACGAAACGGTGCTTCTGCGTCAACAGCTCCTCACCCTCGACGACGAGCCCGTGGAACTGGTCAAGTCGTACTACCCGATGGCCATCGCAGGAGGTACCGCCATCACGGAGAAGCGGAAGATCAGAGGCGGCACCCCGGCACTCCTGGCCGAACTCGGCTTCCCACCCCACACCAGCGTGGACCGGGTCTCCGCGAGGGTTCCGACGCAGGAGCAGTACCAAGCGCTGAGGCTGCCCAGCGATCTGCCTGTGCTCCGCACCCTGCGTGTGGTGTTCAGCGACGACCGCCCCGTCGAAGCGACCGTCATGGTCAAGGCAGGCCATCTCTACGAGCTTCAGTACGAGTTCTCCGCAGAGTGA
- a CDS encoding FAD-dependent monooxygenase: MAGTNGVVVVGSGPTGLLLAGDLAEAGVPVTVLEKRPPGISNLTRAFALHARTLEQLDMRGLADELESLGRPMTRLGLFDGLTLDLSGLPTRFPHVLVIPQYEVERVLERRAREAGATFVHEAEVTALTQDASGVTVLGRGMEPLRAAYVVGADGMRSAVREAVGLPFPGRSVIRSVVLADVRLSEDPPDLLTAGTTGDAFALLIPFGDGYHRVVGWHRSHDVPDDAPLDLAEIRDIVRTALGRDHGMRDPRWLSRFHADERQAPAYRVGRVFLAGDAAHVHSPAGGQGMNTGLQDAANLSWKLAAVLSGRVDASLLDTYDTERHPVGRTVLRSSGALIRLAMAHRPWTRGLRTLLAKSVTHFPALRRRALHQVTGLGYSYGHGLTGKRAPDIPLPSGTRLYEALRPGNFVLLTQTPYEDPSRPHLTTSAWPGPATVLIRPDGYVAWSAKSPTPTALEKALLEHMGAPD, encoded by the coding sequence ATGGCAGGCACCAACGGCGTCGTCGTCGTGGGCTCCGGCCCGACCGGACTGCTTCTCGCCGGTGACCTGGCCGAGGCCGGCGTCCCCGTCACCGTGCTGGAGAAGCGCCCGCCCGGCATCAGCAACCTCACCCGGGCCTTCGCGCTGCACGCCCGCACGCTGGAGCAGCTCGACATGCGGGGCCTCGCGGACGAACTCGAATCCCTCGGCCGTCCCATGACCCGGCTCGGCCTCTTCGACGGCCTCACCCTCGACCTCTCCGGCCTGCCCACCCGCTTCCCGCACGTCCTGGTGATCCCGCAGTACGAGGTGGAACGGGTACTGGAGCGCCGGGCGCGGGAGGCGGGCGCGACGTTCGTCCACGAGGCCGAGGTGACCGCACTGACCCAGGACGCGTCCGGCGTGACGGTCCTCGGGCGGGGCATGGAGCCGCTGCGGGCCGCGTACGTGGTCGGCGCGGACGGCATGCGCAGCGCGGTACGCGAGGCGGTGGGCCTGCCCTTCCCCGGCCGGTCGGTCATCCGCTCGGTGGTCCTGGCCGACGTACGCCTCTCCGAGGACCCGCCGGACCTGCTCACCGCGGGCACGACGGGCGACGCCTTCGCGTTGTTGATCCCCTTCGGCGACGGCTACCACCGGGTCGTCGGCTGGCACCGCTCGCACGACGTCCCCGACGACGCCCCGCTGGACCTCGCCGAGATCCGGGACATCGTCCGCACCGCCCTCGGCCGGGACCACGGCATGCGTGACCCGCGCTGGCTGTCCCGCTTCCACGCCGACGAACGCCAGGCCCCTGCGTACCGCGTGGGCCGCGTCTTCCTCGCCGGCGACGCCGCCCACGTCCACTCCCCGGCGGGCGGGCAGGGCATGAACACGGGGCTCCAGGACGCGGCGAACCTGAGCTGGAAACTGGCCGCGGTGCTCTCCGGCCGCGTGGACGCGTCCCTCCTGGACACGTACGACACCGAACGCCACCCGGTGGGCCGCACCGTCCTCCGCAGCAGCGGCGCCCTGATCCGCCTGGCCATGGCGCACCGCCCCTGGACGCGGGGACTCCGGACGCTCCTGGCGAAGTCGGTCACCCACTTCCCCGCCCTACGCCGCAGAGCCCTCCACCAGGTAACGGGCCTGGGCTACTCATACGGCCACGGCCTCACCGGCAAGCGAGCCCCGGACATCCCGCTACCGTCCGGCACCCGCCTCTACGAGGCTCTGCGGCCGGGCAACTTCGTCCTGCTGACGCAGACCCCTTACGAGGACCCCAGCCGGCCCCACCTCACCACCTCCGCATGGCCCGGCCCAGCGACCGTCCTGATCCGCCCGGACGGCTACGTCGCCTGGTCGGCGAAGTCCCCCACGCCAACAGCCTTGGAGAAGGCGCTACTTGAGCACATGGGCGCGCCGGACTGA
- the malQ gene encoding 4-alpha-glucanotransferase produces the protein MAAALDDDELRALAELHGVATSYSPSPEIIVAVPAPAVIAALAALDVDASTPDAVRAALVERERELRERLLPPTVVRWTGQPVAGTGTPALPDPFDVLPPGTRLEIDTEQGERHTSVDDLPTGVHHVTVTAPDGRTGHAHLIVAPERLPAPAGRSYGLLAQLYSVLSHRSWGMGDLGDLAELAAWAGRTHGAGFVQVNPLHAAVPGAPTDPSPYRPSSRRFPDPVHLRVEDVPEYSYAELNPRLRERAERLRADVLDKGALIDRDAVWELKRQALEQVVRVPLGPGRQAAYDAFRAEEGQALDDHATWYALAEEHGPDWRTWPEPLRDPRSAETARARARLADRVEFHTRLAWLTDGQLRAAQRAAEEAGMPIGIVHDLAVGVHPVGADAWSQQDHFAAGMSVGAPPDAFNARGQDWGLPPWRPDRLAESGHLPYRMLLRALFRYAGALRIDHVMGLFRLWWVPEGSPPTDGTYVRYDAEAMLALLALEASRAGALVIGEDLGTVEPGVRETLQRRGVLGTSVLWFERDWTGDGRPLPPESWREDCLATATTHDLPPTAARLTGEHVDLREKLGLLIKSGADERADAVADTAEWLALLGSLGLLDTPAAGLPGSDEEAEIQGFHRFLLRTPARLVGIWLPDGIGDRRPQNVPGTWDQYPNWRLPVSDPQGRPVPLEELTASPRLGALLAAVRAGLGHGGV, from the coding sequence ATGGCCGCGGCGCTGGACGACGACGAGCTGCGCGCGCTCGCCGAGCTGCACGGTGTAGCCACCTCCTACAGCCCCTCCCCGGAGATCATCGTCGCGGTGCCCGCCCCCGCCGTGATCGCCGCCCTGGCCGCCCTGGACGTCGACGCGAGCACCCCGGACGCCGTCCGTGCCGCCCTCGTCGAGCGGGAGCGAGAGCTGCGGGAGCGGCTGCTGCCGCCGACCGTGGTCCGCTGGACCGGCCAGCCCGTCGCGGGCACCGGCACCCCCGCCCTCCCGGACCCCTTCGACGTCCTGCCGCCCGGCACCCGGCTGGAGATCGACACCGAGCAGGGCGAGCGGCACACCTCCGTCGACGACCTCCCGACCGGCGTCCACCACGTCACCGTCACGGCCCCCGACGGACGTACCGGCCACGCTCACCTCATCGTCGCCCCCGAGCGTCTCCCCGCTCCCGCGGGCCGCTCCTACGGCCTGCTCGCCCAGCTCTACTCCGTGCTCTCCCACCGCTCCTGGGGCATGGGCGACCTCGGGGACCTCGCCGAGCTGGCCGCCTGGGCCGGGCGCACCCACGGCGCGGGATTCGTGCAGGTCAACCCGTTGCACGCGGCCGTACCCGGCGCCCCCACCGACCCCTCCCCGTACCGCCCCTCCTCCCGTCGCTTCCCCGACCCGGTGCACCTGCGCGTCGAGGACGTGCCGGAGTACTCCTACGCCGAGCTGAACCCCCGGCTGCGCGAGCGCGCCGAGCGGCTGCGCGCCGACGTGCTCGACAAGGGCGCCCTCATCGACCGCGACGCGGTGTGGGAGCTGAAGCGCCAGGCGCTGGAGCAGGTCGTACGGGTCCCGCTCGGCCCCGGCCGGCAGGCCGCGTACGACGCGTTCCGCGCGGAGGAGGGCCAGGCGCTCGACGACCACGCCACCTGGTACGCCCTCGCCGAGGAGCACGGCCCGGACTGGCGGACCTGGCCCGAGCCGCTGCGCGACCCCCGCTCGGCGGAGACCGCGCGCGCCCGCGCCCGGCTCGCCGACCGGGTCGAGTTCCACACCCGGCTCGCCTGGCTCACCGACGGGCAGCTCCGCGCCGCCCAGCGGGCCGCCGAGGAGGCCGGGATGCCGATCGGGATCGTGCACGACCTCGCGGTCGGCGTGCATCCGGTCGGCGCCGACGCCTGGTCCCAGCAGGACCACTTCGCCGCCGGGATGTCGGTCGGCGCCCCGCCGGACGCCTTCAACGCGCGCGGCCAGGACTGGGGCCTGCCGCCCTGGCGCCCCGACCGGCTCGCGGAGTCCGGCCACCTCCCGTACCGGATGCTGCTGCGCGCCCTGTTCCGGTACGCGGGCGCGCTGCGCATCGACCACGTGATGGGCCTGTTCCGGCTCTGGTGGGTCCCCGAGGGCAGCCCGCCCACCGACGGCACCTACGTCCGCTACGACGCCGAGGCGATGCTCGCCCTGCTCGCGCTGGAGGCGTCCCGCGCGGGCGCGCTGGTGATCGGGGAGGACCTGGGCACCGTAGAGCCCGGCGTACGGGAGACGCTCCAGCGGCGCGGGGTGCTGGGCACCTCCGTGCTGTGGTTCGAGCGGGACTGGACCGGCGACGGCCGCCCGCTGCCCCCGGAGAGCTGGCGCGAGGACTGCCTGGCCACCGCGACCACCCACGACCTGCCGCCCACGGCGGCCCGGCTCACCGGCGAGCACGTCGACCTGCGCGAGAAGCTCGGCCTGCTCATCAAGTCCGGCGCCGACGAGCGGGCGGACGCGGTCGCGGACACCGCCGAGTGGCTGGCGCTGCTCGGCAGCCTCGGCCTGCTGGACACCCCGGCCGCCGGGCTGCCCGGCAGCGACGAGGAGGCCGAGATCCAGGGCTTCCACCGGTTCCTGCTGCGCACCCCGGCCCGGCTGGTCGGCATCTGGCTCCCGGACGGCATCGGGGACCGGCGCCCGCAGAACGTGCCCGGCACCTGGGACCAGTACCCGAACTGGCGCCTGCCGGTGTCCGACCCCCAGGGGCGTCCGGTGCCGCTGGAGGAGCTGACGGCGTCCCCGAGGCTGGGCGCGCTGCTGGCGGCGGTCCGGGCGGGGCTGGGGCACGGCGGGGTGTGA
- a CDS encoding RNA polymerase sigma factor, producing MGGQREKDDGALLRAVAAGDQAALADLYDRHAGWLHARLARRCADPEVVREVLQDTFVTVWRSAAGHRGAEAGGWLWTIAARRLVDARRAQERTARAAPEPDAAAVPSAEDRVLARLEYGDVGTALDRISPELREVLRATVVDGLTTREAARLLGIPEGTVKSRARRARTELRAALAQLNPSPLGGPA from the coding sequence ATGGGGGGCCAGCGGGAGAAGGACGACGGTGCCCTGTTGCGAGCCGTCGCGGCGGGCGACCAGGCCGCCCTCGCCGACCTGTACGACCGGCACGCGGGGTGGCTGCACGCCCGGCTGGCCCGGCGCTGCGCCGACCCGGAGGTGGTCCGGGAGGTGCTCCAGGACACCTTCGTCACGGTGTGGCGGTCGGCCGCCGGGCACCGGGGCGCGGAGGCGGGCGGCTGGCTGTGGACGATCGCGGCCCGGCGCCTGGTCGACGCCCGGCGCGCCCAGGAGCGCACCGCGCGGGCCGCGCCGGAGCCGGATGCGGCCGCCGTCCCGTCCGCCGAGGACCGGGTGCTGGCCCGGCTGGAGTACGGCGATGTCGGCACCGCCCTGGACCGGATCTCCCCCGAGCTGCGCGAGGTGCTGCGCGCGACGGTGGTCGACGGCCTGACCACCCGCGAGGCGGCCCGGCTGCTCGGCATACCCGAGGGCACCGTCAAGTCCCGCGCCCGGCGCGCCCGTACCGAACTGCGTGCCGCGCTGGCCCAGTTGAACCCGTCACCGCTGGGAGGCCCGGCATGA
- a CDS encoding zf-HC2 domain-containing protein, whose translation MSRQWHTSEAQAARYADGSLPEADAWSLEKHLESCAGCASRVSGVVRGTAAGAVLLDVRTAVLAAAGREVTPVPAQGSGTGAFAGRTRLLWAVGPAVRGAWLVALLVVAGGAMLLGLTGGAPGARMLLLAIAPVMPVAGVALSYGPHADPLHEVAASTPGGGFRLALTRTAAVLAVSLPVLTLAGALLPASGAPAAAAWLLPGLALTLATLALGPLAGFRTASAVTAGGWLCTVLAPSPQEIGARLARCLDGAPAQSAWAAAVALSALVLAARRTAYDRTY comes from the coding sequence ATGAGCAGGCAGTGGCACACGAGCGAGGCCCAGGCCGCCCGGTACGCCGACGGCTCCCTGCCGGAGGCGGACGCGTGGTCCCTGGAGAAGCACCTGGAGTCCTGCGCGGGCTGCGCGTCCCGTGTCTCGGGCGTGGTGCGGGGGACGGCGGCGGGCGCGGTGCTCCTGGACGTACGGACGGCAGTGCTGGCCGCGGCGGGGCGGGAGGTGACGCCGGTTCCCGCACAGGGGTCGGGAACCGGCGCCTTCGCGGGCCGGACCCGTCTCCTGTGGGCCGTTGGGCCCGCCGTACGCGGGGCGTGGCTGGTCGCCCTCCTGGTGGTGGCCGGGGGCGCGATGCTGCTCGGCCTCACCGGAGGGGCGCCGGGGGCGCGGATGCTGCTGCTGGCGATCGCCCCGGTGATGCCCGTGGCCGGGGTCGCGCTGTCCTACGGTCCGCACGCCGACCCGCTGCACGAGGTGGCCGCGTCCACACCGGGCGGCGGATTCCGGCTGGCCCTGACCCGGACGGCGGCCGTGCTCGCGGTGAGCCTGCCGGTGCTGACCCTCGCCGGCGCGCTGCTGCCCGCCTCCGGCGCCCCGGCCGCCGCCGCGTGGCTGCTGCCGGGGCTGGCGCTGACGCTGGCGACCCTGGCGCTGGGCCCGCTCGCCGGATTCCGTACCGCGTCCGCCGTGACGGCGGGCGGCTGGCTGTGCACCGTGCTCGCGCCGTCGCCACAGGAGATCGGCGCCCGGCTGGCCCGGTGCCTCGACGGCGCCCCGGCCCAGTCGGCGTGGGCGGCGGCGGTCGCCCTGAGCGCCCTGGTGCTGGCGGCCCGCCGCACCGCGTACGACCGCACCTACTAA
- a CDS encoding ABC transporter ATP-binding protein — translation MSIRVTGLRVRHRRTVALDSLDLELGTGVHGLLGPNGAGKTSLIRVLATVARPSAGRVELLGRDSAGQRERSEIRRRLGYLPQEFGHYPAFTVREFVAYVAWLKEVPADRVPAAVERAVGRVGLADRADAKIRTLSGGMVRRVGIAQAVVNDPSVLLLDEPTAGLDPEQRVEFRELLRELGTSATVVVSTHLVEDVAAACTEVALLDGGRIAYQGTPASLTRLGETSDGPGDHPIERGYTAALRAHRARGASDVRETVR, via the coding sequence TTGTCCATCCGCGTCACCGGGCTGCGTGTCCGGCATCGCAGAACCGTCGCCCTCGACTCCCTCGACCTGGAGCTGGGCACCGGCGTCCATGGCCTGCTCGGGCCGAACGGCGCCGGGAAGACCTCGCTGATCCGGGTGCTCGCCACCGTGGCCCGCCCCTCGGCCGGCCGTGTGGAGCTGCTCGGCCGGGACAGCGCCGGCCAGCGTGAACGCTCCGAGATACGGCGACGACTCGGCTATCTGCCACAGGAGTTCGGCCATTACCCGGCCTTCACCGTACGGGAGTTCGTGGCCTACGTGGCCTGGCTGAAGGAGGTCCCGGCCGACCGGGTCCCGGCCGCCGTGGAGCGCGCGGTGGGGCGGGTCGGCCTCGCGGACCGGGCCGACGCGAAGATCCGGACGCTGTCCGGCGGCATGGTCCGCCGGGTCGGCATCGCCCAGGCCGTCGTCAACGATCCGAGCGTGCTGCTGCTGGACGAGCCAACCGCCGGTCTCGACCCCGAGCAGCGGGTGGAGTTCCGCGAACTGCTCCGCGAACTCGGGACCTCCGCGACGGTGGTGGTCTCCACCCACCTGGTGGAGGACGTGGCCGCCGCCTGCACGGAGGTCGCCCTGCTGGACGGCGGCCGGATCGCGTACCAGGGCACCCCCGCCTCCCTGACCCGGCTCGGGGAGACCTCGGACGGCCCCGGCGATCATCCGATCGAGCGCGGCTACACGGCGGCACTGCGGGCCCACCGGGCACGGGGCGCCTCGGACGTACGGGAGACGGTGCGATGA